In Streptomyces sp. NBC_00344, the genomic window CCGGTCAGTGCCGCGATGTACCGATCCGCGCTGAGCCTGGGGGTCGTGGTGGCGCTGGTGGTCTTCCCGTTCGCCGACCGCTTCCGCTACGACGACAAGAACTACCACCCGGTCGAGACCACCTCGATGCTGGAACCCCTGGCGCTCAAGGACTACGACCAGATCGGTATGTTCGCCAACACCATCACCTTCGAGCGCTCCGGCAGCGGCCATCTCTACGGCCGCCAGCTGGCGGGCTCCATCCTGTTCGCGGTGCCCCGTTCGGTCTGGCCGGGAAAGCCGCATGACACGGGCGTGATGGTCGGCGAGTGGATGGGCGCGGTCAACACCAATCTCTCGTCGCCGGTGTGGGCGGAGCTGTGGATCGACTTCGGCCCGGTGGGCATGAGCCTCGGCCTGCTCGGGATGGGGTACGCCGCGGCCCGGGTGGACCGCAGATCCGCCCGGCGGGCCACCCGGCGTGCGCCTCCCGGGAGCCTGATCTCACTGATGGTGCCGCTGGTCGCGGGTTACTCGTTCATCCTGCTGCGGGGGCCGCTGCTGCAGGCTTCGGGGCGGGTGGCGATCGCGATGATCTGCACCGCAATGATCATGACGTATCGTCAGGACAGAGGCGCCGTGCTGCGCTGACCCTCTGGCGCGGGCTCGGCGGCCGGTCCGAGAGCAGCGACCCGCATCCAGCCTGCGACGGCCTTCAGTGCCGAGCCCGCGGCGAGGCCCCACGCCGCGCCGATGGCGCCGCCCATGGCGTAGCCGCCGAGCATCAGCATCACCGACACCAGCGAGAAGACCACCTGCAGCGACAGGGTGGCGCGCGGGCTGAGCACCCTCAGGGTGACCAGCGCACAGGTCCCGAGGGCCATCACCGCGTACTGGCTGCCGGTGGCCGGGAGCAGTGCGGAGGCCGGACGCCAGGTGGCGCCGAGGAGTTGGTGGCCCATCCGGGCGGGCAGGGCGTACAGCACCGCTGCCCAGCCGAAGCCCACCGCGGCCAGCACACAGCCGAGCAGTGCGGCGGCCCGGGCGGTGGCGCGGCGCCCGCCGAGCCTGCCGAGTACCGGAGGGCCGAAGGCGTTCACGGAGTTGAACAGCACATTGAGCGGGCCGAAGAGCGTGGTGGCCCCCCGAAGCGCACCGACCGCCAGCGGGCTGGCGAAGAGCCCGAGGCCGAGCACCGCGAGCTGGCTGGACGCGTTGCCCACCGCGAACTCGACGACGAACCGCATGCCGAGGTGACCGCGCCGCACATATCCGCGCAGCCGGGTGGCCGCGCCCCGCACGAAGGGGCGCAGCAGCAGCAGTCCGACCAGCAGCGCGGGCGCGGCGGACGCACCCCACACGGCGACGAGCCGGGCCGGACTCGCGTGGTGGGGCTGCGTCAGCAGTGCGGGCACCACGCACATCAGACGCAGTACATCGGCGGCGAGGGCCCGGTGGGGCTGCTGCAGGGCCGAGAACGAGTAGCGCAGCCCGTCCTGCAGCAGTACGACCGGCAGGACGCATCCGAGTGCCAGGAAGGCGTCGCCGATACGGCCCCCGGTCACCGCGCCGCCCGCGGCCAGCAGCACACCCGCGCCCAGTGCGGCGCAGCCGGTGAAGGCCGCGGCCGAACGGCAGGCCGTCGCGAGCGTCCCGGCGTCACCGCGCTCCAGCACGACCGCCTGTCCGACATAGGACATGTTGAGGCCGAGCAGCACCGTAAAGGTGAGGTACACCATCGAGAAGGCGGCGAAACCGGATGTGGTGGAGACCCTGGCCGCCATCACCAGCACCAGGATGTTCGTCAGACTTGATGCTGCCTGGTCGAGCACCGATGCGGCGATGACGGCCGACCGTCTCACCGGTCTCCCGCGCGGACGCTGCGCAGCGCCACTGTGTCGCTGCCGTCCCCCATGAGCGTCTGCTGGGGCCGGGGCTTCTGCTGGGCGGGAGGCTGCGGCTCGGTTTCCCCGGCCTCCTCGTTCTGTGCCGGACGGTTCACCGCCCGGCCTCCGCTCCGGTGCCCGGACTTGGCGGCACGGCGTCCCGGCTGGCGGGGCGCGGAGTGCGTCACGGCGCCGAGTACGGTGCCTCCGGCGCCGGTTATCAGTTCCCTGATCCTCACCAGGTCGGCGCGGTGCACGGACCTCGGGTCGCACACGATCAGCACACCGTCCACCCGGTCGACAAGGGCCAGCGCATCGGCGTAGGCGAGAACTGGCGGGGCCAGCACCACGACCGTCGCGTTCGGGGAGTCGGCCTCCTCGATCAGCCGGGTCACCCGAGCGGAGGTCAGGGCCCTCGCCACGTTGCGTACCCGCTCGCCGGGAACGAGGTCGAAGGATCCGGACTCCCCCGCGTCCACCTGAAGTTGACGCTGCCCCGGCCAGCCGGCCTCGTCGGAGTCGGGCGGCAGGCTCCAGCCGGGGCGGCTGGTCGAGTTCGCCCGCAGCCGGCCCGTGAGGGACGGGGTGCGCAGGTCGGCTTCGATCAGCAGGACGTCCTTGCCCGTCTCGGCGAAGGACGCCGCGAGATTGGACGCCACCCCCGCCGCCGCTTCGCTGCCCCCGCGAGGGGCCACCACCAGCAAACGGCGGCGGTCGGAGAACCGTTCGTCGTAGGCGAGACGGAAGGCCACCGAGCGGTATTCCTCGGCGAGCCGCGAATCCTGGCCACCGACAAGCAGCAGATTGCCCGATGTGATGCGCGGCAGCGTGCCGAGTACCGGGGCCCGCACCGCACGGGCGACATCCGCGGGCGAACGCGGCGAGGGGTCGAAGACCAGGCGGACCCAGGCGCCGAGGAGCCCGAGTGCGACACCGACCGCGGCGCCGAGCCCGAGGGAGACGGGCAGGCCGAGACCGTCGGAAGCGGCGGGCGCCACCGCCTTGCTGCTGACAGTTCCAGCCGTCATGTCGAGCGCGTTGAGGCTGGCGATCTGCCCGTTCAGCGTGTTCATCTTGCTGGTCAGATCGTCGTAGCGGGCGCTCGCCGAGTCCGAGGCCGCACTGCCCTCGTTCGCCAGCTGCTTGGCCAGGTCGTGCTGCTGCTGGGCGATCGGATCCAGCTGGTCGCGGGTCTTCTTGACCATGCTGTCCCGCAGGTCGCTCCACTGCTTCTTCCGCAGATCGAGATAGGCCTTCGCGATCGCGTTGGCGCGGCGGGCCGCTTCCTCGGGCGTGGTCGCGGCATAGGTGAAGCGCAGCACCATGGTCTGCGGGGGGTTGGTGACCTGCAGCCCCTTCATGAGCGAGCCGAGGTGGCCGCTCGGCAGCCCCAGTGCGTCAGCCGCCACGTCGGCGACGCTGTTGCTCAGCGCGGTCTGCCGCTCGGTGCCGATGTTGACGGTCTTGTCCGGCGAGACGGCAGGGTTGAACGGGTCGTTGGTGGGCGCGCGCAGACGGACGTCGCTGATGGCCGTGTAGCTGTCGGACGAGGTCACGCCCAGCCACGCCCCGCCGAGCAGACCGATGCCGATACCCGCGCCGATGAGTCTGCGATAGCGCAGCAGTTGCCTGAACTGGTCCCTCAGCAGATCCGGTTCGTCGTCCCTCGCCGCGGAAGCGTGCATGTCCGTCACGTGCCTGGACCCCCCAAAGCCTCTTCGATCAGTGCGTCGATCCGCGCCAGCCCGGCGTCCCTCGACAAGTGGGACGCCACATGACGCGGCCCCGCCGCCCCCAGCGCGTCGGCCGTCACCGGATCTGCGGCGAGTCTACGCACCGCCGCCAGCAGCGCGTCCGGGTCCTCAGGTGAAACCAGCACCCCGGCGCCCGACCGCAGC contains:
- a CDS encoding polysaccharide biosynthesis tyrosine autokinase, translated to MHASAARDDEPDLLRDQFRQLLRYRRLIGAGIGIGLLGGAWLGVTSSDSYTAISDVRLRAPTNDPFNPAVSPDKTVNIGTERQTALSNSVADVAADALGLPSGHLGSLMKGLQVTNPPQTMVLRFTYAATTPEEAARRANAIAKAYLDLRKKQWSDLRDSMVKKTRDQLDPIAQQQHDLAKQLANEGSAASDSASARYDDLTSKMNTLNGQIASLNALDMTAGTVSSKAVAPAASDGLGLPVSLGLGAAVGVALGLLGAWVRLVFDPSPRSPADVARAVRAPVLGTLPRITSGNLLLVGGQDSRLAEEYRSVAFRLAYDERFSDRRRLLVVAPRGGSEAAAGVASNLAASFAETGKDVLLIEADLRTPSLTGRLRANSTSRPGWSLPPDSDEAGWPGQRQLQVDAGESGSFDLVPGERVRNVARALTSARVTRLIEEADSPNATVVVLAPPVLAYADALALVDRVDGVLIVCDPRSVHRADLVRIRELITGAGGTVLGAVTHSAPRQPGRRAAKSGHRSGGRAVNRPAQNEEAGETEPQPPAQQKPRPQQTLMGDGSDTVALRSVRAGDR